The sequence below is a genomic window from Nicotiana tomentosiformis chromosome 6, ASM39032v3, whole genome shotgun sequence.
CTAGTTCTTCCTGAAGTTGtttgtttttctcaagctcagcaCACAGACTAGACTTCACTGATTTTAGCTCATTTTCAAGCCTAaggtgtgcctcacttgcaacttcctttcccttttgagtATTCATAGCCTTAATTTCCCTTCTAAGTTCCTCAATTATTTCCTTTAGGTCTACAACTTCTACCAAtaagtcatctctctcatgctctatGTTTGTACTTCTCTCAGTCAAAATATCCTTTTCCTTTTTTAAACTCTCAATGGTCTCTCTTAGATTAACCGCAACCATCACTAGATCATCTCTCTCGTGTTCTATTTCTCCTAGTTCCGTGGTTAGTGAATTTCTATCATTAATGagactgtgataagcatcaattaaaacattagccaaagatataagctttttctgagagtaagacttcaaatttctttgaacgtccaaaaagtttacctcatcatcatcattgtcTTCATCATCGTCAGATTTTGCCATCAGGGCAAAAATGGAACCATAATCAGCTCCTTCACTTTCTACTGCCATCTTGGAGGTGTCACCTTATGCATCATCTTCTCCAGATTCTCTAGAAGAGTCTCCCCATGtagcaagagcttgtttcacagCATTATCAGCaacttattttcttttaaatCTTTTGTCAGGAACCGGATTCCTCTTGGCAGCTTTGTCTATGTTGTACTTGTACTGGTCTTGCTTGAGGAGAGAGAAATCCTTAATGAAGTGCCCTAGCTTCCCGCACTTATGACATAAGTCATATCCATTTGGCTTGCTGGAGCTGCCCTTCTTCGGAATACCTCCATTTTTGCGGACCATCTTCTGAAATCTCtttgtcaagtaagccatatcaacatcctcaccacttgattcattgttgtctgtcttgaggaccaagttcttctcccttttgggctctcttctctcatgatcctttttcttcttcatttcgtAAGTCTTCAAATTTCCAACCAGCTCGTCTATGGCCAGTGTCTGCAAATCCTTCGCCTCAGTGATAGCATTTACCTTACTTTCCTAAGAGCTGGACAGCACGCTGAGAATCTTTCTCACAAGCTTGTTTCTGTGAATGATTTCACTAAGAAAGTGCAGCTCATTGATAATGGAGGTGAATCGAGTATGCATATCTTGAATGGATTCATCGTCCTTCATTCTGAAGAGCTTATATTCAGTGGTGACCATGTCAATCTTGGATTGCTTCACTTGAGTGGTTCCCTCGTGAGCAGTCTATAGAGCTTCCCATATTTCTTTTGCAGATTGACAGGTAGATATCCTGTTGTATTCATCAAGACCTATTCCACAAACCAGAATTTTCTTACCACAAATTTTTTTCTTAATGGCTATTCGATCAGCATCATTGAACTCATTTCTTGTCTTAGGAACTGTCAGAGCTGGATCTCCAATCTTCTTTGTAGGGACAAAGGGACCGTCACAGATAATATCCCACAACTCGGAGTCTTCAACCATAATGAAGTCGTGCATCCTTATCTTCCACCACCCATAGTATTGACCATTGAACCTAGGTGGCCTGTAAATAGACTGACATTCTTCAAATTTCGGTGGAGCAGCCAtaaggatcctttctaggtgttagcctgatagaaagaacctgctctgataccaattaataaaatataagggtccaccaaactatatagagaaccaggttctctataggTTCTCAAAAATATAAGTTCGCATAGAAACCACGCACACTGCAGTAGGTAAATAACAAGaggaattttacgtggaaaactcccaaaaccacgacctacccttgtgggatttcaacttcactactgagcaacttttagattacaacctatgcaacctaggaattaacctcttaatccctcactaacttgtaacactctattacaagccactttgcaataactctattacaaagactttacaactcactaacttgtaacaactctattacaaaccactttgtaataactctattacaaagacttccaACTCGATTAAACTagtcaagacacaaacacaatggcttatgatttaaaaaggtttcctacacaattGCTTCTAAcaaagctaagtaggaattacaagtaaagaactttaacaaaggtgcaacacaactaggGATATGTGATAACTCAATGCtggaaactggtccttcgttatgttgcaTTTTGTTCTTGACGCCTTGAAGGTCACTTGCAGGTTGGCAATCCACTTGAGAGAGAGAGCTTGATCGATTCTGAAGTGTGCAAGTGTTGTTTTGCCTTTCCTTCATGTTAATATTGCATAAGTGACctcacttgaatgatgtaagcatgtttggtacaaagacattccccataaagttgactgctcCACTGTTTACACTGTTGCGTGTGTGCAGAGGAACAATTGCAGTCACTTTACAGTtgtggggagttgactggtaCTGCCAATAAGGGAACTGATGTCGATCTGTTCCCCCTGTTATTTTTTGGACTCTGAAGAATTGAACCACGTCCCCGAACTGAGATTTGTTGTTCTTTAAGTACTTGAGGATGTGTATCAGGTTCATtatctggttcttatcattaagtttgttagatcatcaaaacataacaatgTACATATAACCTATCACTTTCTCTCTCTTATGTTTTTATAGttacttgttgaaattattgaggtgtaattttcaaatattataatatgagataaattatacaaactaatattaataattaatcaCTCTCTCATATTTTTTGTTCATGTCTACAATGGTTTCCATTATTTAATTTTGTGGCATTTATGTTTTTCCTCCTCGTAATAGCATAAGAAATATTGTGTTGGTCTACGTAAGGAAAGCTGCATAAATTAGTAACGATTTTTTAATGCACGTACCACTAATCCTTCCCATGGGTTGTTGGTGATTTGGGGTTGTTGATAGtttttcctttcccttttttttttagtGATTCATTTATAATtgattttaaaatcctaaatattagaatttCTTACCCAGTTCAAATAAGTAAGAATTTAAGGCACAAACTTTAATtgatttgaaatttctaaattttagGAAACAATTTAAATGTCGATTTTGTCCAATATATAACTCTATTTTAAAGGGGTAAAAaaagcgaacgacatttcgctaagggtgttcgtgcttttaatatagtatagatagatagataataCCCGATTTTCTAATCTGCCCCTTAATCCGACCCGACCTAATTCCCCTAATTAAATAAcctctttttctttccttttcattTCTCTTTCTCCACCCAATTCACCCAACCCTCTTGCCCTCCCATTCATCACCTCCATCGCCACCAACACCTTTTCCTTGGTGCTGAGAAATGGAATTTTATCCGATAAGCGTGGATAAAATTAAACTcccgtttggtcatagattttggttttattttttttaaaattattttgaaaacattgtttgtttttgaaatatgatcatgttttggggaAAAAAATTTCAAGTTCCCTGAAACTGATTTAGGGTATTTTTTGGGTGAATTTTTTtctttcactcacaaaacttcaacttttcgtCAAATAAAACTTTAACTTTTtgtcaaataaaatgcatgtccaaatacaatttcaactccaaaaattatttttaacacaatttcaaatttgtttttcaagttttaaCCAAATCTATGTTCAAACGCTAGCTAAGCGTGTATTGGATGCAATCTTATATAGAGTATAATTGTGATTGTTGATTTTATTGTTCCTTATTTCCTTCTTGATTGCTGATGGTAGCCTTTTTGAGTGCAACTGGGACGACAAAGATGATGAGGCGTTTTGGAGCATCGATAGAAGTTTATTTTGCTAAAGAATCAGTGATTTCTTTATTGCAGTAGCCTATTTTTCCATTCCAATTGAGATCATTTACTATGTCATCTGTTCTAACTTTTCCTTCAAATGGGTGCTCTTTCAATTTGGAGcatttatttctcattttctCAGTTACTTGGCTTATTTTAGCCAATATACATTTCACCTTACCCTTTCAGTTCTTGTTTCCAAACTCCTTACTGTAGTGGTTTCCATGCTCACTGGTATACCCCTATAACCTCATCCCTTTGCTGCTAGAATCAAGGTAAGGGAATTTATGCTGAAAAAGAAGACTTGGGATCTTGGTCGAGAAGTTGGGAAAATAAAGAAGCAAAAGGAAGTTTAGGATGCATGTTCAAATGCTGGCACGAGATCCGAAAGTAAGAGAAGAAAAAACAGAGGAACGGGCAAAAAAAGAGTGGGTTTATATAGGAAATCGGGTGTTTTAAATAGGGGATGGATTATTGATTCTGAGCTTGCCACGTGTCTCTGTAAAAATTACGGACAAATTAATACAATAGTATAATGGTACGTGTATAATTGAACGGATATTCAAATGGTTGGTATATTTAAACTATTTCGAATAGTACATGGATATATTTAACCATTTTCTGTTTAAaaaatattacacgaaaaattataaGGTCCTAAAAATGATAAATATTGATCCTATTTAGCcagtttaaaagaaaaaaattatattcTACCTAAGTCTTCATATGCTTTATTGTGATTTTTCGCTTTGCCCCCATTTATCAAAGTTATTTTATTATCTTTCttattttttgattaattttgtaacgaccagaccggtcATATTGTGTATATGAGCCTCGTTTCTTCTTTGAAAGTTTTCTCTGTatgtattgtggttatgtgacttgcggagatggttggtttagtttcggagaggttttggattgattcagaataatTGGTTCTTGGTTTGGAAGCTTAGGTTGAAAGTATTGATCGatgtttgacttttatgaaaatgatCCCGGAACGATATTTCGATGGTtacaataggtttgtatggtgattttggacttagcagtATTCTCGAAATTGGATTCAGATGTGCTTAGGTTGAATTGGCTTTTTCTACCGAAAATTGGCAATTTTAAGGTTTggaaattttttaattttgaccatggtttgactttctggctATCGTGTTCGGATTTTATATTGGGACTTGAAATAAGTCTgttttgttatttggaacttatctgtaaaatttggtgtcattccgagttagtTTGGTAGGAATTCGATGCTTTGTTGTGATTTTAGTTATTTTTGAGTTTCATTGTGAATTCTATGTGTATTGGTGTCCGAATTGTGGTTTCTGATGTTATTTTAGTGCTTTGAGCTCGCAAGCAAGTTCGcatgatatttatgtacttgtGCGGATGTTTGGTGTagagccccgggggctcgggtgagtttcagacgtttCGGGTCATTTGAGTTAGTTTTAGATTTGTTGGTTCATGGCTGGTGCTACAcatctcgcaaatgcgatagagtggtcgcaattgcgatggtggGCTGAGTAAGGTAGGCGTCGCGTTTGCGAAgccagcctcgcaattgcgaagggggaCCTGGGCAGGGGAGTTAGCATTTGCGGTCAACTGATCACATTTGCGAAGAAGGCagtcttcgcttttgcgaagtgttagtcgcatttgcgacactgcCTGGGCTGGTCAGTCACCGCAATTGCGAGCCAAGGATCGCATTTGCGGTAGTTACATTTGCAAACCCAAGATCGCAAATACGACATCTGCAACTGGGTTATTAGTTGGGATTTTgggacttagtctcattgttttctcattttgagccctagacttggtGGGAGGCAATATTTGGAGGAAATTTTCACATCtagctattgggtaagtgattttgactcaattcaatattttaacttgatttcttatagattttaacatcaaaatcatgggaTTTGAAAGGAATTTTTGGGGATTTtttactatgttttgaaaaataaaaatttgagatttgagagtcaaatcggactcggatttgaaaataaaatacatatttggactcgtgggctataggtagtcgagatctaccctttgACTCGGGTTTCGATTGAGCGAACCTgggattgacttttattgattttttggaaaatatataaagatcttaactttattaattgaaacTGATTAATCCtacattgtttgatattattaagttattttttgttatatttgagtctagcggaggtgaattttaaaggaaaagttaTTTTTGACTGATGATTTGGGcaatttgaggtaagtgtcttgcctaac
It includes:
- the LOC138894233 gene encoding uncharacterized protein produces the protein MAVESEGADYGSIFALMAKSDDDEDNDDDEVNFLDVQRNLKSYSQKKLISLANVLIDAYHSLINDRNSLTTELGEIEHERDDLVMVAVNLRETIESLKKEKDILTERSTNIEHERDDLLVEVVDLKEIIEELRREIKAMNTQKGKEVASEAHLRLENELKSVKSSLCAELEKNKQLQEELGRVKSDLENSLKWTWSSDAITVLYKNNGGNMQGIGLQREKTPYNPHSKYVTVPDNWFCTHCGNTGHFKENCKA